The following are encoded together in the Salvia hispanica cultivar TCC Black 2014 chromosome 6, UniMelb_Shisp_WGS_1.0, whole genome shotgun sequence genome:
- the LOC125193473 gene encoding elongator complex protein 1 isoform X3: MGSVIDWNQIGAKIATVYDKKEEKKCPSIVLYEKNGLERSSFSINEGIDVTVEFLKFNCNSDLIAAVVRGETVDTLKIWHFSNNRWYTKQEIRYSKEDAIKFMWDLTNPLKLICWTLDGRIITCKFVWVTAVMGNSIAFVIDGSKVLVTPLSLSLMPPPMYFLEFEFPCAVRDITSYSRTSHNRLAASLSDGSLCIVELPLLDEWDELEGQTFRVEASHSGINFGPLLHLAWLDSHTLLGVSTLDSSHSNFSNRNFLDGDVRTRHYLHGIEISCSEDRVSGSVTCSGWQAEALNHMHLEGVVVGIVCNPLTSCSAFVQFEGGKIFECTSKLGVNRGVSLQRCDEMDFLSSCPWMDIAPVEEHTREKPLLLGLDDNGKLHLEGRILCNNCSSFSTYSSSGDGMITHVVIATKQDFMFIVDVGDIVRGVLEKNYENFQPVVAKNRKGENESIFINIWEKGAEIVGVLHGDGSAVILQTPRGNLECVYPRKLVLVSIINVLANRRFKDALEMVRRHRIDFNIIVDHCGWQAFTGLAADFVVQVGNLNYVTEFVCAIKGEDVMETLYKNYTSLPCIKKDKVVRYGESKSADGDNRVSSVLLAVRNALEDQIEETPARELCILTTLARSSPPALEEALRRIKVIRELELSVANDTKRPYPSSEESLKHLLWLSESEAVFEAALGLYDLNLAAIVALNSQKDPKEFLPLLQELELMPQLLMQYNIDLKLQRYESALRHIVSAGDSYYEDSLNLMNKVPELYPMGLQLITSPDKKQQVLEAWGDHLNATKCFEDAATTYLCCSCLEKALKAYRAGGNWTGVLTVAGLMKHGKDDLLQLARELSEELQALGKPRDAAKILLEYCCDVYNGVSLLVDARSWDEALRIAFLHRRDDLVLVVKDASLECASVMMGEYNEGVEKVGKYLTRYLAVRQRRLLLAATIKSEEGLAGYLDDETASQASSNFSGMSAYTTGSRRVSTAPTSTSTSTKGRGRQRNRGKIRAGSPDEETALVEHLKGMSLAEGAKHELKSLLICLVMLGEEDTARKLQHTAEKFQVSQSAAVKLADDLMPIDSIDEQAFNLEIYIQTVQKEVQNSDAFSWKSKVLG; the protein is encoded by the exons ATGGGGTCTGTTATTGACTGGAACCAGATTGGGGCTAAAATTGCAACCGTGTATGATAAGAAGGAAGAGAAGAAATGTCCGTCTATAGTTCtatatgagaaaaatggtcTAGAGAGGAGCTCATTCAGTATCAATGAGGGAATAGATGTAACTGTAGAATTTCTTAAGTTCAATTGTAATTCAGATCTTATCGCTGCTGTTGTCAGAGGTGAAACAGTTGATACCCTGAAGATATGGCACTTTAGCAATAACCGCTGGTATACGAAGCAAGAGATCAGATATTCCAAGGAAGATGCAATAAAGTTTATGTGGGACTTGACCAACCCACTAAAGTTGATCTGTTGGACTCTTGATGGCAGAATCATAACCTGCAAGTTTGTCTGGGTTACAGCTGTGATGGGAAACTCAATAGCATTTGTCATTGATGGTTCAAAAGTTCTGGTGACTCCATTGTCTTTGTCCTTGATGCCACCTCCTATGTACTTTCTTGAATTCGAATTTCCCTGTGCCGTTAGGGACATTACTTCTTATTCAAGAACTTCCCATAATCGTCTGGCTGCATCTCTATCAGACGGAAGCTTGTGCATTGTAGAGCTTCCTTTGCTTGATGAATGGGATGAGCTGGAAGGCCAGACATTTAGAGTTGAGGCTTCACACTCTGGTATAAACTTTGGGCCTTTGTTGCATCTTGCTTGGTTGGATTCCCACACACTTCTTGGTGTCTCTACTTTAGATTCCAGTCACAGTAATTTTAGTAACAGAAACTTCCTAGATGGGGATGTTCGTACAAGGCATTACTTGCATGGAATTGAGATAAGTTGCTCTGAAGATCGTGTTTCTGGTTCCGTGACATGCTCAGGATGGCAAGCAGAAGCTCTGAATCATATGCATCTTGAAGGGGTTGTTGTTGGCATAGTGTGTAATCCACTTACTAGCTGCTCTGCATTTGTTCAGTTTGAAGgtggaaaaatatttgagtGCACGTCAAAATTAGGTGTGAACAGAGGGGTCAGTCTTCAGAGATGTGATGAAATGGATTTCCTATCGTCCTGCCCATGGATGGATATTGCCCCAGTTGAAGAGCATACGCGAGAGAAACCATTGCTTTTAGGTCTTGATGACAATGGAAAACTGCATCTTGAAGGAAGAATATTGTGTAACAATTGCAGTAGCTTTTCAACTTACTCAAGTTCAGGTGATGGGATGATAACACATGTGGTAATCGCCACtaaacaagattttatgtttattgttGATGTTGGTGATATTGTGCGTGGGGTACTGGAAAAGAATTATGAGAATTTCCAACCTGTTGTAGCAAAGAatagaaaaggagaaaatgaaagcatttttattaacatatgGGAAAAAGGAGCAGAAATTGTTGGTGTTCTTCATGGTGATGGGTCTGCTGTGATCTTACAAACTCCTCGAGGAAATCTTGAATGTGTGTATCCCAGGAAATTAGTTCTTGTTTCGATCATCAATGTGTTGGCTAATAGGCGGTTTAAAGATGCCTTGGAAATGGTAAGAAGGCACAGGATTGATTTTAACATCATTGTTGACCATTGTGGTTGGCAAGCCTTTACTGGGTTAGCTGCAGACTTTGTTGTACAGGTTGGCAACCTGAACTATGTAACTGAGTTTGTTTGTGCCATTAAAGGTGAAGATGTTATGGAGACACTTTATAAAAACTATACATCCTTACCATGCATCAAGAAGGATAAAGTTGTAAGATATGGTGAATCGAAGAGTGCAGATGGTGATAATAGAGTATCCTCTGTTTTATTGGCCGTGAGGAATGCTCTTGAGGATCAAATTGAGGAAACTCCAGCAAGAGAGCTTTGCATTCTGACCACCTTGGCTAGAAGTAGCCCCCCAGCTCTGGAGGAGGCTTTGAGGAGAATAAAAGTTATCAGAGAACTAGAGCTTTCTGTAGCTAATGATACAAAAAGACCTTATCCTTCATCAGAGGAATCCTTGAAGCATTTGCTATGGCTTTCTGAGTCAGAGGCAGTTTTTGAAGCTGCTTTAGGCCTTTATGATTTAAATCTTGCTGCTATTGTTGCGTTAAATTCACAAAAGGACCCAAAAGAATTTTTGCCACTTCTACAAGAATTGGAACTTATGCCTCAACTTTTGATGCAATACAACATTGACCTTAAATTACAAAGGTATGAAAGTGCTTTAAGGCACATTGTTTCTGCTGGGGACTCTTATTATGAAGATTCCTTGAATCTAATGAATAAAGTCCCAGAGCTTTATCCGATGGGACTTCAGTTGATTACTTCTCCTGACAAGAAACAACAGGTGCTTGAAGCATGGGGTGATCATCTTAATGCTACAAAATGCTTTGAGGATGCTGCTACCACATATTTGTGTTGCTCTTGTTTAGAGAAGGCACTGAAGGCATATCGTGCTGGTGGTAATTGGACTGGGGTTCTGACTGTGGCTGGCCTTATGAAGCATGGAAAGGATGATCTTCTGCAACTGGCACGTGAGCTAAGTGAGGAACTTCAAGCACTTGGTAAACCCAGGGATGCGGCAAAAATACTCTTGGAGTACTGCTGTGATGTTTATAATGGTGTTAGCCTCTTGGTGGATGCAAGGAGTTGGGACGAGGCGTTAAGGATTGCTTTCTTGCACAGAAGAGATGATCTAGTTTTAGTAGTGAAGGATGCTTCTCTCGAATGTGCAAGCGTGATGATGGGAGAATATAATGAAGGGGTGGAGAAAGTTGGAAAGTACTTGACCCGTTACCTAGCAGTTCGTCAGAGAAGATTATTACTTGCTGCAACAATTAAATCAGAGGAGGGATTGGCAGGCTATCTTGATGATGAAACTGCGTCACAAGCTAGCAGTAATTTTAGTGGAATGAGTGCATACACCACCGG GTCGAGAAGAGTTTCAACTGCTCCCACCTCTACCAGCACGTCCACTAAGGGAAGAGGTCGCCAACGGAACAGGGGGAAGATTAGAGCTGGAAG CCCTGATGAGGAGACGGCTTTAGTTGAGCATTTGAAGGGGATGTCTCTGGCTGAAGGAGCAAAACACGAGCTTAAGTCTTTGTTGATTTGCCTTGTGATGCTCGGTGAGGAAGACACTGCAAGGAAACTGCAACACACTGCTGAGAAGTTTCAAGTGTCTCAATCTGCAGCAGTGAAGTTGGCAGATGATTTGATGCCAATTGACAGCATTGATGAGCAGGCCTTTAATCTGGAGATTTATATTCAGACTGTACAGAAAGAAGTACAGAATTCAGATGCATTCTCCTGGAAATCGAAGGTACTGGGGTGA